One part of the Eptesicus fuscus isolate TK198812 chromosome 20, DD_ASM_mEF_20220401, whole genome shotgun sequence genome encodes these proteins:
- the LOC103304432 gene encoding olfactory receptor 1A1 → MREGNQSFTLDFILLGVSGQQRQEKFFFILFLLIYPITLIGNLLIILAICSDIRLHHPMYFFLANLSFVDIFFSSVTIPKMLANHLLSTKTISFGGCLTQMYFMIALANTDSYILAAMAYDRAVAISRPLHYTTIMSPRTCVLLVVGSWVVGNTNALPHTLLTARLSFCGNQEVANFYCDIVPLLKLTCSDIHFNVKMMYLGVGVFSVPLLCIIISYVRVFSTVLLVHVPSAKGVRKAFSTCGSHLTVVSLYYGTVMGMYFRPLTSYSLKDAVITVMYMAVTPMLNPFIYSLRNQDMKAALGKLISKRISM, encoded by the coding sequence ATGAGGGAAGGTAATCAATCATTTACCCTGGATTTTATCCTCCTGGGAGTTAGCGGTCAGCAGAGACAGGAAAAGttcttcttcatcctcttcctGCTCATTTACCCCATCACACTGATtggaaacctgctcatcatctTGGCCATTTGCTCTGACATTCGCCTTCACCACCCCATGTATTTTTTCCTTGCTAACCTCTCCTTTGTTGACATCTTCTTCTCTTCTGTAACCATCCCGAAGATGCTAGCCAACCATCTCTTGAGCACCAAAACCATCTCCTTTGGGGGATGCCTGACACAGATGTATTTCATGATTGCCTTGGCTAACACAGATAGCTATATCCTGGCTGCAATGGCATATGATCGTGCTGTGGCCATCAGCCGGCCACTTCATTACACAACGATTATGAGCCCACGAACTTGTGTCCTGCTAGTTGTTGGGTCTTGGGTGGTTGGAAACACTAATGCCCTCCCCCATACTCTGCTCACAGCTCGCCTGTCCTTCTGTGGCAACCAGGAAGTGGCCAACTTCTACTGTGACATTGTACCTTTGCTCAAGCTGACCTGCTCTGACATCCACTTTAATGTGAAGATGATGTACCTCGGGGTTGGTGTTTTCTCTGTGCCATTGCTGTGTATCATCATCTCCTATGTTCGGGTCTTTTCCACAGTCTTACTAGTACATGTTCCATCTGCCAAGGGTGTGCGCAAAGCCTTCTCCACCTGTGGTTCCCACCTCACAGTTGTTTCTTTGTATTATGGGACAGTCATGGGCATGTATTTCCGCCCTCTGACTAGCTACAGTCTAAAGGATGCTGTGATAACTGTGATGTACATGGCAGTGACTCCAATGTTAAACCCTTTCATCTACAGTCTGAGAAATCAGGACATGAAGGCTGCCCTGGGGAAACTCATCAGCAAAAGAATCTCCATGTAA